The proteins below are encoded in one region of Tolumonas auensis DSM 9187:
- a CDS encoding LysR family transcriptional regulator, with translation MESLSKLSGIISFVHAARLGSFTAAARLIDVTPAAVSKNVAALEASLGVRLMNRTTRSLSLTAEGTLFLSQAQLALESLEQAVESLTTAKSNPVGLVRMSVPNVIGRRLLMPVLPDLLALHPGLNVELDFDDRLVDFVQEGYDLVVRGGTIHDSSMISRSLGPLKLGLVATPDYLKKFGVPKQPGDLSKHKLISRRFLGSKLSPWTFHQPDGKVFLFEPRSTAITLSDPEAMIQAALSGLGIAEVGIYLAWEHLQSGALKLILHDSHDPGAFELMLQYPHRALLAPRVRATADFLLEVLRNHEGLRVNSEQLKRYAV, from the coding sequence ATGGAGTCATTAAGTAAGCTAAGCGGCATAATTTCTTTTGTTCACGCAGCGCGTCTGGGTAGCTTTACAGCCGCCGCCCGGTTAATAGATGTGACGCCAGCCGCAGTGAGTAAAAATGTGGCCGCACTGGAGGCATCTCTTGGCGTTCGGTTGATGAATCGCACCACCCGAAGCCTGAGTCTGACCGCCGAAGGCACCTTATTTTTATCTCAGGCTCAATTGGCGTTGGAGTCACTGGAACAAGCAGTAGAGAGCTTGACCACGGCAAAATCAAATCCGGTTGGTCTGGTTCGTATGTCTGTGCCTAATGTGATAGGCCGCAGGTTACTCATGCCTGTATTACCTGATTTACTTGCACTTCATCCGGGTCTGAATGTTGAGCTGGATTTTGATGATCGATTGGTGGATTTTGTTCAGGAAGGGTATGACTTAGTCGTGCGAGGAGGAACAATCCACGATTCATCCATGATTTCACGCTCGCTAGGGCCACTTAAGCTAGGGCTGGTTGCTACACCCGATTATCTGAAAAAGTTTGGTGTTCCAAAGCAACCGGGCGATTTATCGAAGCACAAGCTGATCTCGCGCCGTTTTCTTGGCAGTAAGCTATCCCCGTGGACATTTCATCAACCTGACGGCAAGGTATTTTTGTTTGAACCACGTTCCACAGCAATAACACTGTCTGATCCTGAAGCAATGATACAGGCTGCATTGAGTGGTTTGGGCATTGCAGAAGTTGGTATTTATCTGGCGTGGGAACATTTGCAAAGTGGTGCGTTGAAATTGATCTTGCACGACAGTCATGATCCGGGAGCGTTTGAGCTGATGCTGCAATATCCTCACCGGGCATTACTCGCTCCCCGTGTGAGAGCAACAGCAGATTTCTTATTAGAAGTACTCCGAAATCACGAGGGTCTACGAGTGAATAGCGAGCAACTAAAAAGATATGCCGTTTGA
- a CDS encoding DUF1330 domain-containing protein: MANPVYFIIDVKITDPEGMKPYQAKVAATFEAFGGKRIVAGGKVESLEGNAPQGKIVIVQFDNMEQAHAWHDSPEYQTIIGYRHAAAESHAYLVEGVAL; encoded by the coding sequence ATGGCGAATCCCGTTTATTTCATTATCGATGTAAAAATTACCGATCCTGAAGGCATGAAACCTTATCAGGCCAAAGTTGCTGCAACCTTTGAAGCCTTTGGCGGCAAGCGCATTGTGGCTGGCGGAAAGGTAGAGTCACTGGAAGGTAATGCGCCTCAGGGCAAAATTGTCATCGTGCAGTTTGACAATATGGAACAGGCGCACGCCTGGCATGATTCACCGGAATATCAAACGATTATCGGTTACCGGCATGCGGCTGCCGAAAGTCATGCTTATCTGGTTGAAGGTGTGGCTCTGTAA
- a CDS encoding LysR family transcriptional regulator yields the protein MPKENLNDLQAFVVVAHERSFTRAAAQLGVSRSALSHSMQALEARLGIRLLTRTTRSVSTTEAGSKLLNAIAPRLDEIKLELEALSEMRDKPAGTVRITAHDHAVATILWPRLLPLLKEYSDIHIEFTVDYGLTDISARQFDAGVRFGDQVDKDMVAVRIGPDLRMAVAGAPEYFTGRSLPTTPHDLTEHRGINLRLPTHGGLYAWEFEKGGQQINVRVNGQTTFNNTFLMLQAALDGVGLTFSPLDIVQPHLDAGRLIPVLEDWWPVFPGYHLYYTSRHQLPPALALVIEKLRWRE from the coding sequence ATGCCAAAAGAAAATCTAAATGACCTCCAAGCGTTTGTAGTTGTAGCTCATGAACGCAGTTTCACCCGTGCAGCGGCTCAACTGGGTGTGTCTCGCTCTGCATTGAGCCACTCAATGCAGGCCCTTGAAGCGCGCCTTGGCATTCGATTGCTTACGCGCACTACTCGTAGCGTTTCCACCACAGAAGCCGGTTCAAAGCTGTTGAATGCCATAGCTCCTCGACTTGATGAAATCAAGCTGGAACTAGAGGCATTAAGTGAGATGCGAGACAAGCCCGCGGGTACTGTACGCATTACAGCTCATGACCATGCTGTAGCGACGATACTCTGGCCGCGGCTGTTGCCTTTACTTAAAGAGTATTCCGATATCCATATTGAGTTCACAGTGGACTACGGATTGACAGATATATCAGCCCGGCAATTTGATGCAGGTGTACGCTTTGGCGACCAGGTGGATAAAGACATGGTTGCAGTACGTATTGGGCCTGATTTACGCATGGCTGTTGCAGGAGCGCCTGAGTATTTCACCGGACGTTCATTACCAACTACACCTCACGATCTCACAGAGCATCGCGGTATCAACCTGCGTTTGCCTACGCATGGTGGCTTGTATGCCTGGGAATTTGAAAAGGGTGGCCAGCAGATTAACGTTCGTGTTAATGGGCAAACTACGTTCAACAATACTTTCCTGATGCTGCAAGCGGCTCTGGATGGTGTGGGGCTTACTTTTTCACCATTGGATATCGTGCAGCCTCACCTTGATGCAGGACGATTGATACCGGTACTTGAGGATTGGTGGCCCGTGTTTCCTGGTTATCACCTCTATTACACCAGCCGTCACCAGCTTCCTCCAGCTTTGGCATTAGTGATTGAAAAACTGCGCTGGCGTGAATGA
- a CDS encoding aldo/keto reductase has product MHKSMLIFPSTDQFTLVIYSYQMLTKKYEFPTDSGENELMDYRYLGRSALQVSPICLGAMMFGGETDEATSKRIIAKAADQGVNFLDTADIYHAGRSEEIVGQAIATDRDRWVVATKFGFPAGITAGPNQQGQSRKWIFQSVEASLKRLGTDYIDLLYFHRAIPGLQLEEGVRAIGDLISQGKIRYFGLSNFRGWRIAEVVRIADQLGIDRPVASEPLYNIVDRTAEVEQLPAAGHYGLGVVSYSPLARGVLSGKYAVDTPPPADSRAGRGDRRMQQTEWRPESLKIAQAIAIHAAEHGTTSIAFALAWVLKNRLISATIAGPRTEAQWDSYVDALTVQITQEDEQFINALVSPGHASTQGYTDPGYPIEGRVVS; this is encoded by the coding sequence ATGCACAAGAGCATGTTGATTTTCCCATCTACCGATCAATTTACCTTAGTAATATATTCTTATCAAATGCTCACCAAGAAATATGAGTTTCCTACTGACTCAGGAGAAAATGAATTAATGGATTATCGATATCTGGGTCGTAGCGCCCTGCAAGTGTCGCCAATTTGCCTCGGCGCTATGATGTTCGGCGGTGAAACCGACGAAGCGACCTCAAAACGCATCATTGCGAAAGCGGCGGATCAGGGCGTCAACTTCCTCGATACAGCGGACATATATCACGCTGGTCGTTCCGAGGAGATAGTGGGACAAGCCATCGCCACTGACCGTGACCGCTGGGTTGTGGCGACCAAATTCGGATTCCCGGCTGGCATCACTGCCGGGCCAAATCAGCAGGGACAATCACGCAAGTGGATCTTTCAATCGGTCGAAGCAAGCCTGAAGCGACTTGGCACCGACTACATCGACCTGCTTTATTTCCACCGTGCCATTCCTGGCCTGCAATTGGAGGAAGGTGTGCGCGCCATAGGCGACCTGATCAGCCAGGGGAAGATTCGGTATTTCGGGCTTTCCAACTTCCGTGGCTGGCGTATTGCTGAGGTTGTTCGTATTGCCGACCAACTCGGTATCGACCGGCCCGTCGCTAGTGAGCCGCTCTACAACATTGTGGATCGTACTGCCGAGGTTGAACAGTTGCCCGCGGCCGGTCACTACGGTCTGGGAGTTGTGTCCTATAGCCCACTAGCCCGCGGCGTACTTTCGGGCAAGTACGCCGTAGATACGCCGCCGCCAGCAGACAGCCGCGCGGGCCGTGGTGACAGGCGCATGCAGCAGACCGAATGGCGCCCTGAGTCGCTAAAGATCGCGCAGGCCATAGCCATACATGCAGCCGAACACGGCACTACATCAATAGCTTTCGCACTGGCTTGGGTGCTCAAGAACCGTCTGATCAGCGCGACCATCGCTGGCCCCCGGACGGAGGCTCAATGGGACAGCTATGTCGATGCCCTGACAGTGCAGATAACCCAAGAGGACGAACAATTCATCAACGCTCTGGTTTCCCCCGGTCACGCATCGACGCAGGGCTATACCGATCCTGGCTACCCAATTGAAGGGCGTGTCGTCTCATGA
- a CDS encoding NAD(P)H-dependent oxidoreductase yields the protein MMKTLVIVSHPYPERSKATKALEEIAATVPGVTVRNLETLYGNNINGFDLTAEQKAQEEADRVVYLFPIHWFNLTPMLKAYLNEVWAYGWAFGPDAAALKGKEMQVVTTAGASKFTYSAEGLIKSSMEDVLTPMKASAYYVGMKYNQPLAFHNAIGASDEAIAEYQKAFVTLLNLPLATA from the coding sequence ATGATGAAAACTCTGGTTATCGTTTCCCACCCTTATCCTGAACGTTCCAAAGCTACCAAAGCACTGGAAGAAATTGCAGCAACTGTTCCGGGCGTGACTGTTCGCAATTTAGAAACCTTATATGGCAATAACATCAATGGATTCGATCTCACTGCTGAACAAAAAGCACAAGAAGAAGCCGATCGCGTGGTTTATCTGTTCCCAATCCACTGGTTTAACTTAACCCCGATGCTGAAAGCCTACCTGAATGAAGTATGGGCTTATGGCTGGGCATTCGGTCCTGACGCGGCTGCCTTAAAAGGCAAAGAAATGCAGGTGGTGACAACGGCAGGGGCCAGTAAATTCACCTATTCTGCTGAGGGATTAATAAAGAGCAGCATGGAAGATGTTCTGACACCGATGAAAGCCAGTGCTTACTATGTTGGCATGAAATATAACCAACCTTTAGCGTTTCATAACGCGATAGGGGCTAGCGATGAAGCTATTGCTGAATACCAAAAAGCGTTTGTAACTCTATTAAATCTCCCTTTAGCAACCGCTTAA